AAGGCACGTCCGGCACCGATACGATCACGCGCCTGTCGCTGACCTATATGTTCTGAGACTTTGCCGCGTTCAGCGGCGGATCGGGATTGAGCGGGTCGGGGTTTCCTCGGCCGGCCGCGTCAGGTCGATATTCAGAAGCCCGTTTTCCATGAAAGCGTCGGCGACCTCGATCCCGTCGGCGAGGACAAACTTGCGCATGAACTGACGGGCAGCAATACCCCGGTGCAGGAAGGTGCGGTCGTCGCTGTCGTCTTCCTGCCGGCCCCGGATCACCAGCTGGC
The Gimibacter soli DNA segment above includes these coding regions:
- a CDS encoding Hsp20 family protein, producing the protein MPRNSSFNSPFLLGFERLEQMLDSASRGTGDGFPPYNIEELPDGRLRISLAVAGFTQDDIDIQLEARQLVIRGRQEDDSDDRTFLHRGIAARQFMRKFVLADGIEVADAFMENGLLNIDLTRPAEETPTRSIPIRR